The genomic region TTATTTACGTTTCCTGCGACCCGTCAACTTTATCAAGAGACTTGAGACAGTTTATAGAAAATGGATTTAAAATAAAAAAAGTTAAATTAATAGACATGTTCCCCCAAACTTATCATATTGAGAGCATAAGCATATTGGAAAGATAGGGAGAATAGAAAGCGTTCCAAATCTAACTAAGCTTAAAAGCCTTGGGAAGAATCTTCTACCTTTATGCCTCTAAAGTGTTTTTCTGCAGCCGGTGAAGAATCTCCTACTTTTACCCAATTTCTCGCCCGACGTATAAAAATCATACTAATTATTCAAAAAGCTTTATAATATTTATTCAAAGAAGATTTTTTATTAAAAAGGAGTTTTTATCATGACTAAGGAAAAAAGAGGAGCAGATATAGTAGTTGATGTTTTAATAAAAGAAGGCGTAGATACTATTTTTGGTTTACCAGGCGGAGCAATAATGGAAGTTTACGATGCATTATTTGATGCTCCAATTAGAAACATACTGGCAAGACATGAACAGGCTGCATGTCATATGGCTGATGGATATGCAAGAGCAACAGGAAAAGTAGGAGTAGTTATAGCCACATCAGGACCTGGAGCTACAAACCTTGTTACAGGATTGGCTACTGCATACATGGATTCAATTCCACTTGTTGCAATAACAGGTCAGGTTCCAAGACATTATATAGGAACTGATGCATTTCAAGAAGCAGACGTTATAGGCATCACAAGACCAATTACAAAGCATAACTTTTTAGTAACTGATATAAAAGATTTACCCCTTATTTTAAGGCAGGCATTTTATATAGCAAGAACTGGAAGACCCGGACCTGTTTTAGTTGATATTCCAAAAGACATAACTCAACAAAAAACAACGTACAAAATGCCAACAGATGAAGAAGTCAGAGAATCTTTACCGGGATACAACCCACATACAGAAGGAAACCCAATTCAGATAAAAAAAGCTGCAGAACTGATTAGAAAAGCAACAAGACCGGTGTTATACGTTGGCGGTGGTGCCATCCTTTCAGATGCTGCAGAAGAAGTCTATAAATTAGCACACTTAGCCCAAATACCGGTTACTACTACAAATATGGGCAAAGGAGCATTTCCGGAAACTGACCCCCTTGCATTACACATGCTTGGAATGCATGGAACATATTACGCAAATATGGCTGTTTATCATAGCGATTTACTTATAGCTGTAGGAGCAAGGTTTGACGATAGAGTTACAGGAAAGATAAATGAATTTGCACCGGAGGCTAAAATCATCCATATTGATATAGACCCGGCATCTATCAGTAAAACCATAACGGTTGATGTTCCAATCGTTGGTGATGTTAAGAATGTTTTAAGAAAGCTTATTAAAGAGTTAGAAGAAAAACCTATTGAATGGATTAAAGCAAGAGAGCAATGGCTTAAACAGATTAACGAATGGAAAGAAAATCATCCATTAAATTACAGAAAGTCTGATAAAATAATAAAACCCCAAGCGGTAATAGAAGAGATATACAATATAACTAATGGAGAGGCTATCATCTCTGCCGGCGTTGGACAACATCAAATGTGGGCTGCAATGTTTTATAAATATAAATATCCAAGACAATTTTTAAACTCAGGCGGTCTTGGAACAATGGGATTTGGCTTTCCGGCTGCTGTTGGAGCTAAAATAGGAAGACCGGATAAAACGGTATTTGCTATAGAAGGTGATGGTTCATTCATAATGAATGTTCAAGATTTAGCAACCGCTGTTCAGTATAGAGTTCCGGTAAAAATAGCCATAATAAACAATGGATTTCTTGGAATGGTAAGACAGTGGCAACAATTTTTCTACGATAGTAGGTATGCAAGCGTATGTTTATCAGTTCAGCCAGATTTTGTAAAATTGGCAGAAAGCTTTGGTGCTGTTGGTCTTAGAGCAACAAAACCATCAGAGGTAAGGGAAGTATTATTAAAAGCCATGGAAATAAACGATAGACCTGTTCTAATGGATTTTGTGGTTGATAGGGAAGAGAATGTTTTACCAATGGTGCCAGCAGGAAAAAGCTACAGAGAAATGATATTAACACCTAACCAAAAAGGCGAAGCAGAAACTATGTACTTAGTGGGGTAAAAAATGAGCGATATTAAAGTTTTAAAAGTTAGACCAGAGCCAGAAAAAGTAGTAAGAAAACATATCATCACCGTAAAAGTTCAGCATAACTTTGGTGTTTTAGCAAGGATAACCGGACTTTTTGCCGGCAGAGGCTATAATATAGAAAGCTTAACTGTAGGCAGAACCCATGAACCTAACTTTGCAAGAATTACAATAGTAGTAGAAGGCGATGAAAGAGTTATAGAACAGATCATAAAACAACTTAGAAGACTAATAGAAACACTAAAAGTAAAAGATATTACAGATTTGCCACACATAGAGAGAGAGCTTGCATTGATAAAAATATACACCGCTGACGACAGAACAAGAGATGAAATAATGAGGCTTGTCTCAATTTTTAGAGCAAAGGTTGTAGATGTATCAACAGATAGCTACACAGTAGAAATTACAGGAGATAATGAAAAGATAGAAGCTTTTATTAATCTTATCAAACCTTTTGGCATTAGAGAAATGGCAAGAACCGGGACTCTTGCTATGGTTAGAGAGTCGGCTAACATAAAGATGGAGAAAGGAGACAAAGAGTAAATGAAAGCTTTTAATATTTTTTTAACAGTTTTAAGCTTAGCCACTATTTCTTTTGCTCAAGAGATAGGCATAGCTAAAACAAGCGTAGAAAATTTACCAGAAGGCTACGGTGATGTTTTTACAAAATTCTTATCTCAAAATTTAGAATCTTCCGAAGCTGTACAAAAAGGGAAAGATTACATTTTTACAATCTACCCATCTATAAGCTGGGAAGGAAAAGCTTACAATGTATGTTTTAAAACATATAAAGTAAACAGTCTTTACTCCTCTCAATGTATAACTGTCAATTATGCAGAAGATATATACGATAGACTTAAAACTTTGTCTAATTCAGAATTCTTTAGATTAAAAAATCTAAAACAGCAGCAGATTTCTGTTAAAGTAAAATTAGATAAACCTATAAATTATGATAAAGTTAAAATTGTATCCTTAAGAGGCGACAACTTAACAAGGTATGTTTCTGTAGTGAAAAACGGAAAAAGTGATTTAGACTTAGGAAATGCTTCTTTAAACTTAAATATTGTGATTTTATCAGAAGAAGGATCTGAAAAACTCTTTAAAAGCTTATTAGAAAATAAAAAAGTTGAATTTTTAGTGTCTGAATAACGTATAATATACAGAAAAAATTTATAGGAGGAAGAAATGGCAAATATTTATTACGATGAAGATGTATCTTTAGACTATCTAAAAGATAAAACGGTTGCAATCATAGGATACGGTAGTCAAGGACATGCCCATGCATTAAATTTAAGAGATAGTGGAATAAAAGTTATAATCGGTCTATTGGCTGGTAGCAGGTCGATTGAGAAGGCAAAAGCAGAAGGATTTGAAGTTTACTCACCGGATGAGGCTGCGAAAAAAGCAGATGTAATTATGATTCTTACACCGGATTCGGTTCAACCAACATTATATCAATCGGCTATCTTACCAAACCTTGACGAAGGTAATGCGCTTGCCTTTGCACATGGATTTAACATACACTTTGGACAAATAGTTCCCCCATCTTATATAGATGTATTTTTAGTTGCACCAAAAGGACCGGGTCATTTAGTAAGATGGATGTATGAAGAAGGAAAAGGTGTTCCAGCATTGTTTGCAGTTTACCAAGACTTTACAGGAAAAGCAAGAGAAATCGCAATGGCTTATGCAAAAGGAATTGGAGCAACAAGAGCAGGATTGATTGAGACAACCTTTAAAGAGGAAACAGAAACAGACCTGTTCGGAGAGCAGGCAGTTTTATGCGGTGGAGTTACAGCTTTAATAAAGGCAGGCTTTGAAACCTTGGTAGAGGCTGGATATCAACCGGAGGTTGCATATTTTGAATGTTTACATGAATTAAAACTTATTGTTGATTTAATATATCAATATGGAATCTCCGGAATGAGATACTCTATTTCTGATACAGCAAGATATGGTGATGTTACAAGAGGAAAGAGAGTTTACGAAGCTGTAAAACCACTTTACAAGAAAATACTTGAAGAAATTCAAGAAGGTGAATTTGCTAAGGAATGGATCTTAGAAAACGTGGCTAACAGACCACACTTTAACGCACTTGTTAAAAAAGATGAAGAGCATCCAGTAGAAAAAGCAGGAAAAGAGTTAAGAAAAATGATGCCTTGGCTTGGCGGAAGAGGTTTATAAAAATTAACAGGATTTAAGAAATGAACTTAACATCAAAAAGAAAGCATTTAAAAAAAGTATATGAACCGGTTGGAGTCCTCCTTGCAAGGAGGACCAAAATCACACCAAACATTATAACCATAATATCTGTTATCATCGGAGTTTTTGCCGCAATTTCTTTCTTTAAAGAAAAGCCACTTCTTGGTGCAACACTACTATTTATAAGCGGATTTTTTGACCTTTTGGACGGCGTCGTTGCAAGAGAAAGAGAAAAAGCATCTAAGTTTGGTGCAGTATTTGACTGGCTTGCTGACAAATTTGTAGATGGTTTTTTACTATTTTTTATTGGCATTACATACTCAACACCATACTTAACAGCAATAGCAATAACAGCAAATATGCTCCACACATTCATAAAACCCGTTGCATACGCAGAAATTGGCTTTTCTAACAGAACAAAAGGAAAGATAGATGACCCATTAGAAGGCGTAGGATTTTTTGGAAGACCGGAGACATTGCTTACAATAATAGTTTTTTCTATATTTGAACATTTTAAAATCTTTGGTGGTCTTGAGTTTGGATTTGTGGTAATAACAGCATTAACTACTCTTTCTTTATTACAAAGGATAGTATACTTATATATCAAGTACAACAAAGACTACGACTAAGAGGAAATCATGAAAAGACCTTATGTAATAATTGTATCTGAAGTTACGGTAGATGGTAAGCTGACACTTAGTAAAGGTGTTTCTTCAAAAGAAATCATGAAATTTATGGATGAAGAAGCCAATAGATACCTTCACGAAACACGGGCAAAAGTTGATGGCATAATGGTAGGAGCAGAAACTATCAGAACAGATAATCCATATCTTACAGTAAGGTACGTATCAGGAAAAAATCCAACAAGAATAATACCAACATCAACTGCAGATATCCCGCCAGATGCAAACATTCTCAAAAAAGATTCTCCAACTATCATTGTAACAACAGAAAAAGCACCAGAAGATAGAGTAAAAGCATTATCTGAAAAAGTTGAAGTAATTATAGCCGGAAAAGAAGAAGTAGATTTATTCAAAATGATGGATATTTTATACAATAGAGGAATCCGTAATTTAATGGTGGAAGGTGGGTCTACTTTAAACTGGAACCTAATAAAAAATGGTTTAGTAGATGAAATAAGAATCATTCATATGCCTTTTATAGTAGGTGGAACAGATACTCCTACATTGGTCGGTGGTGAAGGATTTAAATCCTTAGAAGAAGTTGTAAAACTTAAACTTAGAGCACATTTTATGAGAGGGTCTCATCTTATCACAGAGTGGGAAGTTAAGTATGAAGGTTAAGGTTTTGTATTTTTCACAAGTAAAAGATAAAGTTGGAAAAAACGAAGAAGAAGTAGAATTTGAAGGGAAAACGCTAAAAGATTTGGTTGATGTGTTAGTCAATAAATATCCAAATATTGAAGATATTTTAAAAAGGTGTATGTTTGCTGTAAATGAAAGTTATGAAACTATGGACTATAATTTACAAGATAACGACATAATTGCAATCATCCCACCTGTGAGCGGTGGATAAAATTAAGGGTTTGTAAATGAAAGCAGTATTTTTAGATAGAGATGGAGTTATAAACGTTGACAAAGGGTATGTTCATAGAATTGAAGATTTTGAGTTTTATCCAAATGTTTTTAAAGCTTTAAAAAAACTTCAAGATGCAGGATATAAGCTTTTTATCGTTACAAATCAATCTGGAATAGCTGTAGGCTACTACACAGAAGAGGATTTTTTAAAACTTACTGAATTTATGTTAAAAGAGTTTGAAAAGGAAGGAATAAAAATAGAAAAGGTTTATTATTGTCCACATCATGAAGATGGTATAGTTGAAAAATACGCTATTAAATGTGATTGTAGAAAGCCGGAAAGTGGAATGATAAGAAAAGCTATCCAAGAATTTGGTGTCGACCCTACAAAGTCTTTTTTAATAGGTGATAAAGAGAATGATATATTAGCTGCACATAAAGAAGCTGTAAAAGCAGCTCTTGTAAAAACAGGACAAGGTATGAAATATATAGATACAACCACGGCTGATTACGTTGGTGAAGATATCTTGGATGTTGTTGATAATTTTATTTTAAAGACAGATGAGAGAGTGAAAGAGTAAACTGTTATAATTAAACACCTTGGGTGAGAAATTACCTCCATAGTCTACTTTTTCTAAAAAAGCTACAACCAATAGCATATGCATATAAGATAAGCAACAAAAGTTTTAATCTTTCTCCATCTACTTGTAAGGTTGAAATTCTTTGTTTGAGAATTTACTGCTTCAATAATCATTCAAAAATCTAAACCATTTACTCATTTTATGGCTTATTCTTAACGACCTTACCTAGTGATAGCTTGCTGGATGAAACCATATATCATAAACCATACCATCTTCATCACAAACCACCATAACCAAAAGTCCATAGTAAATACTTTCGTCATAATAATAGTGATTCTTCTTCTTTCTGATTTTGATTTTCTAAACAGATGCCAAGATTGAATAGAAGGACAAATTAGAAATCTGGCAAATGTAAGAACTATTAGATATCAAAGATTTTTTGAAATAGTGTAAAATAAAGATTAGAGTTTTGCATTTTTACTTCCTTCGTAGAATTTTTGCTATTACAATTTTAACTACCACCAAGGAGTTTTTTAGATGTTTTATTTATATTTGAATTTTTCACCCGAGGTATAGTTTACAAAACATTTAAGCATTGTTAACATTAATTAGAGGTTTTAGATTTATAATAATTAATAACTATTATTGAGAGGACTTTATGAATATAAAAGCGGAGGTTATAAAAATTATGAAAAAGGTAGTTTTACCAATTGCTTTAATTTTAGCAGTTGCTTATGTTGTTTTTGCTCAGCTTGGAAAACAGCAAGAAGGTTATAATCAAAGTATAAAAGGTCAAACTTTATCACTTCCAAATCTTGAAGCTATAGAAAACGAAAGGATAAAGCTTATTGAAATGGTTTCTCCGGGTGTTGCAACCGTGTTTACTACTCAAGAAGTGACAATTCCTAATCCTTTTAGCGATATTCCTTTTGGTGATTTTTTTGGCATTCCAAACACACCAGAATTTAAACAAAAAAGACAAGGTCTTGGCTCTGCTTTTATTGTAGATGTAGATTATAATAAAAAAGTTGTGTATCTTCTAACAAACAATCATGTGATAGAAAATGCAAAAGATATTCAAGTTGCTTTTAAAAACAAAGTAGTACTGAAAGGAAGAGTTGTAGGTGGTGATAAACTAAGCGATGTTGCATTAATAGAAGTTCCATTTAAAAAAGGAATAGAAGATTTTGCATCTAAGCATGCTTTAAGACTTG from Sulfurihydrogenibium sp. harbors:
- the ilvB gene encoding biosynthetic-type acetolactate synthase large subunit encodes the protein MTKEKRGADIVVDVLIKEGVDTIFGLPGGAIMEVYDALFDAPIRNILARHEQAACHMADGYARATGKVGVVIATSGPGATNLVTGLATAYMDSIPLVAITGQVPRHYIGTDAFQEADVIGITRPITKHNFLVTDIKDLPLILRQAFYIARTGRPGPVLVDIPKDITQQKTTYKMPTDEEVRESLPGYNPHTEGNPIQIKKAAELIRKATRPVLYVGGGAILSDAAEEVYKLAHLAQIPVTTTNMGKGAFPETDPLALHMLGMHGTYYANMAVYHSDLLIAVGARFDDRVTGKINEFAPEAKIIHIDIDPASISKTITVDVPIVGDVKNVLRKLIKELEEKPIEWIKAREQWLKQINEWKENHPLNYRKSDKIIKPQAVIEEIYNITNGEAIISAGVGQHQMWAAMFYKYKYPRQFLNSGGLGTMGFGFPAAVGAKIGRPDKTVFAIEGDGSFIMNVQDLATAVQYRVPVKIAIINNGFLGMVRQWQQFFYDSRYASVCLSVQPDFVKLAESFGAVGLRATKPSEVREVLLKAMEINDRPVLMDFVVDREENVLPMVPAGKSYREMILTPNQKGEAETMYLVG
- the ilvN gene encoding acetolactate synthase small subunit → MSDIKVLKVRPEPEKVVRKHIITVKVQHNFGVLARITGLFAGRGYNIESLTVGRTHEPNFARITIVVEGDERVIEQIIKQLRRLIETLKVKDITDLPHIERELALIKIYTADDRTRDEIMRLVSIFRAKVVDVSTDSYTVEITGDNEKIEAFINLIKPFGIREMARTGTLAMVRESANIKMEKGDKE
- the ilvC gene encoding ketol-acid reductoisomerase gives rise to the protein MANIYYDEDVSLDYLKDKTVAIIGYGSQGHAHALNLRDSGIKVIIGLLAGSRSIEKAKAEGFEVYSPDEAAKKADVIMILTPDSVQPTLYQSAILPNLDEGNALAFAHGFNIHFGQIVPPSYIDVFLVAPKGPGHLVRWMYEEGKGVPALFAVYQDFTGKAREIAMAYAKGIGATRAGLIETTFKEETETDLFGEQAVLCGGVTALIKAGFETLVEAGYQPEVAYFECLHELKLIVDLIYQYGISGMRYSISDTARYGDVTRGKRVYEAVKPLYKKILEEIQEGEFAKEWILENVANRPHFNALVKKDEEHPVEKAGKELRKMMPWLGGRGL
- a CDS encoding CDP-alcohol phosphatidyltransferase family protein — its product is MNLTSKRKHLKKVYEPVGVLLARRTKITPNIITIISVIIGVFAAISFFKEKPLLGATLLFISGFFDLLDGVVAREREKASKFGAVFDWLADKFVDGFLLFFIGITYSTPYLTAIAITANMLHTFIKPVAYAEIGFSNRTKGKIDDPLEGVGFFGRPETLLTIIVFSIFEHFKIFGGLEFGFVVITALTTLSLLQRIVYLYIKYNKDYD
- a CDS encoding 2,5-diamino-6-(ribosylamino)-4(3H)-pyrimidinone 5'-phosphate reductase translates to MKRPYVIIVSEVTVDGKLTLSKGVSSKEIMKFMDEEANRYLHETRAKVDGIMVGAETIRTDNPYLTVRYVSGKNPTRIIPTSTADIPPDANILKKDSPTIIVTTEKAPEDRVKALSEKVEVIIAGKEEVDLFKMMDILYNRGIRNLMVEGGSTLNWNLIKNGLVDEIRIIHMPFIVGGTDTPTLVGGEGFKSLEEVVKLKLRAHFMRGSHLITEWEVKYEG
- the moaD gene encoding molybdopterin converting factor subunit 1 — its product is MKVKVLYFSQVKDKVGKNEEEVEFEGKTLKDLVDVLVNKYPNIEDILKRCMFAVNESYETMDYNLQDNDIIAIIPPVSGG
- the gmhB gene encoding D-glycero-beta-D-manno-heptose 1,7-bisphosphate 7-phosphatase, giving the protein MKAVFLDRDGVINVDKGYVHRIEDFEFYPNVFKALKKLQDAGYKLFIVTNQSGIAVGYYTEEDFLKLTEFMLKEFEKEGIKIEKVYYCPHHEDGIVEKYAIKCDCRKPESGMIRKAIQEFGVDPTKSFLIGDKENDILAAHKEAVKAALVKTGQGMKYIDTTTADYVGEDILDVVDNFILKTDERVKE